One Pseudodesulfovibrio senegalensis DNA segment encodes these proteins:
- a CDS encoding DeoR/GlpR family DNA-binding transcription regulator, with the protein MSKKTPESKKTNQTPQKDPPLSKRHAEILELARKQGFVSVEFLANRFSVTPQTVRRDINRLVKQELLQRYHGGAGLPTTVENLAYTDRKVLHRRGKKSLARLLARHIPDNASLFIDIGTTAEECAKALSSHKGLRIVTNNLNVAFILKDRKDFEIMVAGGTMRGRDMGLTGETTLEYFDSFRVDYGILTLSGIDESGHLLDFDIHEAHISRTIIANATRTLLAADHSKFGRTAMARIGHITQVDALFTDKNPNEREQKLLHEAGVALHIADMKKE; encoded by the coding sequence ATGAGTAAGAAAACACCTGAAAGCAAAAAAACGAACCAGACACCCCAAAAGGATCCCCCCCTCTCCAAACGCCATGCGGAAATTCTGGAACTGGCCCGCAAGCAGGGATTCGTTTCCGTGGAGTTTCTGGCCAACCGCTTTTCTGTTACTCCGCAAACCGTGCGCCGCGACATCAACCGGCTGGTAAAACAAGAACTGCTGCAACGCTACCACGGCGGGGCCGGGCTGCCCACCACGGTTGAAAACCTGGCCTACACAGACCGCAAGGTGCTGCACAGGAGGGGGAAAAAGTCGCTGGCCCGGCTGCTGGCCAGACACATACCGGACAACGCCTCCCTGTTCATCGACATCGGCACCACGGCCGAGGAATGCGCAAAAGCGTTGTCCTCACACAAAGGACTCAGAATCGTCACCAACAACCTCAACGTGGCCTTTATCCTCAAAGACCGAAAGGACTTCGAAATCATGGTGGCGGGCGGTACCATGCGTGGTCGGGACATGGGCCTGACCGGAGAAACCACGCTGGAATATTTTGACAGCTTTCGTGTGGACTACGGCATCCTGACTTTGAGCGGCATTGACGAATCCGGGCATCTGCTCGATTTCGACATCCATGAGGCACACATATCGCGCACAATCATCGCCAATGCCACCCGAACACTCTTGGCGGCGGATCACAGCAAATTCGGCAGAACAGCCATGGCCCGCATCGGACATATCACGCAGGTGGATGCCCTGTTCACGGACAAGAATCCGAACGAACGGGAGCAGAAACTGTTGCATGAAGCCGGGGTGGCCCTGCACATTGCCGACATGAAAAAAGAATGA
- the glpA gene encoding anaerobic glycerol-3-phosphate dehydrogenase subunit GlpA — translation MQTQVLIIGGGVTGVGLARDLALRGVDCILAEAYDLNAGASGANHGLLHSGCRYVASDPHSARECHEESSLLRKLAPHVVEETGGYFVAVPGDDERYIADFPGRCRSAGIPVRSQDVPAAREQEPELAGNAVAVFEVPDATVDPFHLVLDTLTHARELGARFLGHTRLEGFEMRQGRVEIARLRNTRNGREYRVRADQIVNAAGAWAGEVAAMAGGNVAMRCVKGTLLVTHDRMTRRVINRLRPPGDGDILVPGGTVSILGTTSVRVESLDDIAPTVAEVDVNVEQGSAMVPGLASTRYIRAYAGVRPLLLEQDDSSDRNASRGVALLDHERDGLQNFVTITGGKLTTFRLMAEQTADLVCARLGVHAPCRTRTTPLPAAEPWRWNEAGLARKGWLSEHEPGDVLLCECEMVPRSGVDAILDMAAEEGEATGLKALNRRSRVGKGACQGTFCGLRLTSYLYDRDDLDSDEGIVQLRDFLEERWKGQRPVLWGPAAAQAELQEALYCGLMGLELPSTDREGA, via the coding sequence ATGCAAACGCAGGTGTTGATCATAGGGGGCGGCGTGACCGGGGTAGGACTTGCCCGCGATCTGGCCTTGCGCGGAGTGGACTGCATTTTGGCCGAGGCATATGACCTGAACGCCGGAGCCAGCGGTGCCAACCATGGCCTGCTGCACAGCGGTTGCCGTTATGTTGCCAGCGATCCGCATTCCGCTCGGGAGTGTCATGAGGAAAGCTCCCTGCTCAGAAAGCTGGCTCCCCATGTCGTGGAGGAGACAGGCGGGTATTTTGTTGCCGTGCCCGGAGACGATGAACGATACATTGCCGATTTTCCAGGCAGGTGCCGTTCCGCGGGAATTCCGGTGCGCTCCCAGGACGTGCCCGCGGCTCGGGAGCAGGAACCGGAACTGGCCGGAAATGCCGTGGCTGTTTTCGAAGTGCCGGATGCAACCGTGGACCCTTTTCATCTTGTTCTGGATACGCTCACCCATGCGCGCGAATTGGGAGCCCGTTTTCTGGGCCATACCCGTCTGGAAGGATTCGAGATGCGGCAGGGCCGGGTCGAAATCGCCCGTTTGCGCAATACGCGTAATGGCAGGGAATATCGGGTTCGGGCCGACCAGATCGTCAATGCGGCCGGTGCATGGGCGGGCGAGGTCGCTGCCATGGCGGGTGGCAACGTGGCCATGCGCTGCGTCAAGGGCACCCTGCTGGTGACGCATGATCGCATGACCCGCCGGGTGATCAATCGGCTGCGGCCTCCGGGAGATGGCGATATCCTCGTTCCCGGTGGTACGGTCTCCATTCTGGGCACCACGTCCGTTCGCGTGGAATCTCTTGACGATATAGCACCTACCGTGGCCGAGGTGGACGTGAACGTGGAGCAGGGGAGCGCCATGGTTCCCGGCCTTGCCTCCACCCGCTACATTCGCGCCTATGCGGGTGTGCGTCCATTGCTCCTCGAGCAGGACGACAGCAGCGACCGCAACGCCAGCCGAGGCGTGGCCCTGCTGGATCACGAGCGGGACGGGCTGCAGAATTTCGTGACCATAACGGGCGGCAAGCTGACCACGTTCCGGCTCATGGCCGAACAGACCGCTGATTTGGTCTGCGCACGACTCGGTGTGCATGCTCCCTGCCGTACCCGGACTACGCCGTTGCCTGCGGCCGAGCCGTGGCGTTGGAACGAGGCCGGGCTGGCCCGCAAGGGGTGGCTTTCCGAACATGAGCCGGGGGATGTTCTCTTGTGCGAATGTGAAATGGTTCCCCGGAGCGGGGTGGATGCCATTCTGGATATGGCCGCCGAAGAGGGTGAAGCCACGGGACTCAAGGCCCTGAACCGGCGCAGCCGTGTGGGCAAGGGGGCGTGTCAGGGAACGTTTTGCGGCCTGCGGCTGACGTCCTACCTGTATGACCGGGATGATCTTGATTCGGACGAGGGTATTGTTCAGTTGCGGGATTTTCTGGAGGAACGCTGGAAGGGACAGCGTCCTGTCTTGTGGGGGCCTGCCGCGGCGCAGGCTGAATTGCAGGAGGCGCTGTATTGCGGGCTCATGGGGCTGGAACTGCCTTCAACGGACAGGGAGGGCGCATGA
- the glpB gene encoding glycerol-3-phosphate dehydrogenase subunit GlpB — MNPEIRCDLMVVGSGIAGMAAAAFASARGLRVAQAGLATTTMFASGCFDLLGVSPETMKPCDDPYAAIGELRASNPAHPYARMHDDAIRAAFGEFLDFCAGCGVSMHVREGRNMHLPTPVGSVKTTYAVPESLLHGVRVMEDESLCLLVDVRGLKGYSARQVAAASQGLINVSGVARVEFPGFEDNADVYVRQMALAMENPRIQEELVARIAPHVRKARAVGLPAMLGLARSSEVLHAVSDGLGVPVFEIPTMPPGIAGERLKTALDEGLRANGVRIFTRQNVLRVRSDSDSFRLEVGSDWPVHRVAARAVVLASGRFLGRGLVAERLGIREPLFDIPVVQPSHRDQWHARRFFAPEGHAVNRAGVVADDDFRPVNESGACVHERLYAAGAILAHQDWMREKSGTGIAVCSAYRAVNALARESGLAAKGQSGQHQ, encoded by the coding sequence ATGAACCCGGAAATCCGGTGCGACCTCATGGTGGTGGGATCCGGGATTGCGGGCATGGCCGCTGCCGCCTTTGCGTCTGCGCGGGGATTGCGCGTGGCGCAGGCCGGATTGGCCACGACCACCATGTTCGCCTCGGGATGTTTTGACCTGCTGGGGGTATCTCCTGAAACCATGAAGCCGTGTGATGATCCGTATGCGGCCATTGGTGAGTTGCGCGCCAGCAATCCTGCGCATCCGTATGCCCGCATGCACGATGATGCAATTCGCGCGGCGTTTGGCGAATTTCTGGATTTTTGCGCAGGGTGCGGGGTTTCCATGCATGTCCGGGAAGGGCGCAATATGCACCTTCCCACTCCGGTGGGCAGCGTGAAAACCACATATGCCGTGCCCGAGAGCCTGTTGCACGGCGTTCGCGTCATGGAGGACGAATCCCTCTGTCTGCTGGTGGATGTGCGCGGGCTCAAGGGCTACAGCGCCCGTCAGGTGGCGGCTGCGTCTCAGGGGTTGATCAATGTGTCCGGGGTTGCGCGTGTGGAATTCCCCGGTTTTGAAGACAATGCCGACGTGTATGTGCGGCAGATGGCCCTTGCCATGGAGAACCCGCGTATTCAGGAGGAGCTTGTTGCCCGGATTGCGCCGCACGTGCGCAAGGCCCGGGCTGTGGGACTGCCGGCCATGCTCGGCCTTGCCCGTTCCTCCGAGGTTTTGCATGCGGTGAGCGACGGGCTGGGTGTGCCTGTTTTCGAGATTCCGACCATGCCGCCGGGTATAGCGGGGGAACGCCTGAAGACTGCATTGGATGAAGGGTTGCGGGCCAACGGCGTGCGCATTTTCACTCGGCAGAATGTATTGCGGGTACGGTCGGATTCAGACAGTTTCCGGCTTGAGGTAGGCTCGGATTGGCCTGTGCACAGGGTTGCGGCCCGGGCCGTGGTCTTGGCCAGCGGGCGTTTTCTGGGGCGCGGTCTCGTGGCTGAAAGACTCGGGATTCGCGAACCTTTGTTCGATATTCCGGTTGTCCAGCCCTCACACAGGGATCAATGGCACGCACGGCGGTTTTTTGCACCGGAAGGGCACGCGGTGAACCGGGCGGGAGTTGTTGCGGACGATGATTTTCGGCCTGTGAACGAAAGCGGCGCCTGTGTGCATGAGCGGTTGTACGCAGCCGGGGCGATCCTTGCCCATCAAGATTGGATGCGGGAAAAGAGCGGAACCGGTATCGCCGTGTGTTCAGCCTATCGTGCGGTAAACGCACTTGCCCGGGAGAGTGGACTTGCGGCCAAGGGCCAAAGCGGACAACACCAGTAA
- a CDS encoding MerR family transcriptional regulator: MSDLSDFKRYKIGQAAKMLDLKPYVLRFWEGEFPELDPIRTDTGQRLYAEEHLEIIREIKRLLYDEGLTIEGARKRLEDRERHDLLRDVRTELLAIRDMLGK, encoded by the coding sequence ATGAGTGATCTTTCCGACTTCAAGCGATACAAAATCGGCCAGGCAGCCAAAATGCTTGACCTCAAGCCATATGTGCTGCGTTTCTGGGAAGGGGAATTCCCCGAGCTGGACCCTATTCGCACGGATACCGGGCAGCGGCTGTATGCTGAGGAACATCTGGAAATAATACGAGAGATAAAGCGCCTGCTGTATGATGAGGGCCTGACCATAGAGGGAGCCCGCAAGCGGCTCGAAGATCGCGAACGACACGACCTGTTGCGCGACGTGCGTACCGAGTTGCTGGCAATTCGTGACATGTTGGGTAAATGA
- a CDS encoding AsmA family protein — translation MAFRSRWVVITAGLVVGFLVLAAVLAFTFIRPRQLADLAVAQVRSQTGRDLDFGGELSLSVFPWLGVEASNVTLGNAPGFGPEPMMNVAQVEVRVRLLPLLHGDMEVGHVVLEGVDLNLARNANGVTNWADLVARASQEKSGTSSSQPSSAKSGSDGVKASPGKQTSLLVQEVTMRGVNLKWDDRKQGKQYHLRDGSLELEGFRLNQPFDFTSSFSFVLNDPELEGSVRFAASARLDLERKLYSLINVDSQIGAKGPGVPGKSLEADLRAQGIVVDLKGNTLKAEKLALDAYDVNARADLAVTRLNADPVITGTVSLSEFDGRKLMETLGIVSLQTADASALSSLAGNFDFRFDSKTLAVSRFAMNLDGSTVGGSFGIRNFPNPAYDFELAVDELNVDRYLPLETNSGTRKAESGETVPSGNGTNAATVQKKKSEELYPVDVLRGLDIRGRAVVDRLTVKNLKFSGVKVKLVAENNRISIDPLLLNGYEGNADAVVVVDVAGNTPRTDLVAEVKHLQLGPLLKDYNGEDSLQGKTSLYAALGGDGNTLSALKKTVDGKLSFKLQDGVFPGVNALDLAKSTQNSKEKTGTIESDDDDKTKFGTISGSAAVKDGLVSNRDLTVMAPNLRGKGEGTVNLVSSKIDYLVHVKLVASSKGQGGASYADTPGIPVPIHVGGTLEDPSYFVNPAEYIKMLGSGVADTVGGVVKGAGSVVKGVGEGVGGLIKSIIPNKKKSAQ, via the coding sequence ATGGCGTTCAGGAGCAGATGGGTTGTGATTACTGCCGGATTGGTTGTCGGTTTTCTGGTATTGGCTGCTGTGCTGGCGTTCACGTTTATTCGTCCCCGGCAACTGGCCGATCTTGCGGTGGCCCAGGTTCGTTCACAAACCGGCAGGGATCTGGATTTCGGCGGAGAGTTGAGTCTTTCGGTTTTTCCCTGGCTGGGCGTTGAGGCCTCGAACGTCACGCTGGGCAATGCGCCGGGATTCGGGCCGGAGCCCATGATGAATGTTGCTCAAGTCGAAGTACGTGTGAGGTTGCTGCCTCTGTTGCACGGCGATATGGAAGTTGGGCATGTGGTTCTTGAGGGCGTGGATCTGAATTTGGCCCGCAACGCCAACGGCGTTACCAACTGGGCCGATCTCGTGGCCAGGGCGTCCCAAGAAAAATCGGGTACGTCTTCATCGCAGCCCTCGTCGGCGAAATCCGGATCGGATGGTGTCAAGGCCTCGCCCGGAAAACAGACTTCCCTGCTTGTGCAGGAAGTGACCATGCGCGGAGTCAATCTGAAATGGGACGACCGCAAGCAGGGCAAACAATATCATTTGCGCGACGGCAGCCTGGAGTTGGAAGGGTTCAGGCTGAACCAGCCGTTTGATTTCACGTCGTCTTTCTCGTTTGTGCTCAATGATCCCGAATTGGAAGGATCTGTCCGTTTTGCGGCCAGTGCGCGTCTGGACCTTGAGCGCAAGCTGTACTCCCTGATCAACGTGGATTCCCAGATAGGGGCCAAGGGCCCGGGGGTGCCGGGTAAATCCCTGGAGGCCGATCTTCGGGCGCAGGGCATTGTCGTCGATCTCAAGGGCAATACGCTCAAAGCCGAAAAGCTTGCGCTGGATGCGTATGACGTCAATGCCCGGGCCGATCTTGCCGTTACCCGCCTGAATGCCGACCCCGTGATCACCGGAACGGTTTCCCTGTCCGAATTCGACGGCAGAAAGCTCATGGAGACTTTGGGTATCGTTTCTTTGCAGACAGCGGACGCTTCAGCATTGTCCTCTCTTGCCGGAAATTTCGATTTTCGTTTTGATTCCAAAACGTTGGCCGTATCCAGGTTCGCCATGAATCTGGACGGTTCCACTGTTGGCGGTTCGTTTGGCATCCGCAATTTCCCCAATCCCGCATACGATTTCGAACTTGCAGTGGATGAGTTGAATGTGGACCGTTACCTGCCACTCGAAACGAATTCCGGAACCCGGAAAGCCGAATCGGGTGAAACCGTTCCCAGCGGGAATGGGACCAACGCGGCAACCGTCCAAAAAAAGAAATCCGAGGAATTGTATCCCGTAGATGTTTTGCGCGGACTGGACATCCGGGGCAGGGCAGTCGTCGATCGATTGACGGTGAAGAATCTCAAGTTCAGCGGCGTGAAGGTCAAGCTGGTGGCCGAGAACAACCGTATTTCGATCGATCCCTTGCTGCTTAACGGATACGAGGGCAACGCTGATGCCGTGGTCGTGGTGGACGTTGCCGGAAATACGCCGAGGACCGACCTTGTGGCCGAAGTCAAGCATCTTCAGCTTGGGCCATTGCTCAAGGATTACAACGGAGAAGATTCCCTGCAGGGCAAAACTTCCTTGTATGCGGCACTTGGCGGGGACGGCAATACGCTTTCCGCGTTGAAAAAGACTGTTGACGGCAAGTTGTCCTTCAAGCTGCAAGATGGTGTTTTCCCGGGGGTGAATGCTTTGGATTTGGCCAAGAGTACGCAGAATTCCAAGGAGAAAACAGGGACCATCGAATCCGACGATGACGACAAGACAAAATTCGGAACGATTTCCGGTTCGGCTGCCGTAAAGGACGGACTGGTTTCCAACCGGGATTTGACGGTCATGGCTCCCAACCTGCGTGGCAAGGGCGAAGGGACCGTGAACCTTGTTTCCTCCAAGATCGATTATCTTGTTCACGTCAAGCTGGTTGCGTCCTCCAAGGGGCAGGGCGGTGCATCCTATGCCGATACGCCGGGAATCCCCGTGCCCATCCATGTTGGCGGTACTCTTGAAGACCCGTCCTATTTCGTGAATCCGGCCGAGTATATAAAGATGCTCGGTTCCGGTGTCGCGGACACCGTGGGTGGTGTGGTCAAGGGGGCCGGAAGTGTCGTGAAGGGCGTTGGAGAAGGCGTGGGCGGGTTGATCAAGAGCATCATTCCGAACAAGAAAAAGTCGGCCCAATAG
- a CDS encoding arsenate reductase ArsC yields the protein MNILFLCTGNSCRSQMAEAWGKRLWPEIGFYSAGVERHGLNPHAVAVMGEVGVDMAGHKSKMVDDLPDVAFDYIVTLCGHAAENCPFFAGGGTRVHRGFDDPPSLAAAMSNEEKQLDVYRRVRDEIREMVAGIPGSLED from the coding sequence ATGAATATTCTTTTCCTGTGCACGGGCAACTCGTGCCGGAGCCAGATGGCAGAGGCGTGGGGCAAGCGTCTGTGGCCGGAAATCGGTTTCTATTCGGCCGGGGTGGAAAGACACGGACTGAACCCGCATGCTGTTGCGGTAATGGGGGAGGTCGGGGTCGACATGGCCGGTCACAAGTCCAAAATGGTCGACGACCTGCCTGATGTGGCTTTTGATTACATCGTGACCCTGTGTGGGCATGCGGCCGAGAACTGTCCGTTTTTTGCCGGAGGCGGCACGCGGGTGCATCGGGGATTCGACGACCCGCCTTCTTTGGCCGCGGCAATGTCGAATGAAGAGAAACAGTTGGACGTGTATCGACGTGTTCGCGACGAGATCCGCGAAATGGTGGCAGGCATTCCCGGGAGCCTCGAAGACTAG
- a CDS encoding FliI/YscN family ATPase: MALDCKDCINLLDDLDPCHTFGKVTKVVGLIAEGHGIKAPLGSVCQLIPDDESAPIPAEVVGFRDGACLFMPYSDMRGIGPGSLIRNTSTPPHVPVGPGLLGRAVNAFAEPLDEAGAIAHESYVPLHRDPPNPLSRPRIIEPLDVGVRAINGILTLGKGQRVGIMAGSGVGKSTLMGMMARYTKADINVIALVGERGREVVEFMENSLGEEGMARSVLVVETSDKSPLIRMRAAHTATAIAEYFRDQGKDVLLMMDSVTRFAMAGREVGLAAGEPPTRGGYTPSVFAQLPQLLERAGKSRKGSITGIYTVLVDGDDFTEPIADAVRSILDGHIVLTRELADMGHYPCIDVLKSVSRVRGDITDNQAQRDSRTMLRHMATFKRVEDMVNIGAYQKGANPEVDKAISMVGPINDYLQQLVGEQSTLEDSFARLNLLVGKKDKKDG; encoded by the coding sequence ATGGCCCTGGACTGCAAGGACTGCATCAATCTTCTGGATGACCTTGACCCGTGCCATACGTTCGGCAAGGTCACAAAGGTCGTGGGACTCATCGCCGAGGGCCACGGCATCAAGGCTCCGCTCGGCTCGGTCTGCCAGCTCATTCCCGACGACGAATCCGCGCCCATCCCTGCCGAAGTGGTCGGCTTCCGCGACGGCGCATGCCTGTTCATGCCCTATTCGGACATGCGCGGCATCGGCCCGGGCAGCCTGATCCGGAATACCAGCACCCCGCCCCATGTTCCCGTGGGACCGGGACTGCTCGGCCGCGCGGTCAACGCATTCGCCGAACCTCTCGACGAAGCCGGAGCCATAGCCCATGAAAGCTACGTCCCCCTGCACCGGGATCCGCCCAACCCGCTCTCGCGTCCGCGCATCATCGAACCGCTGGACGTGGGAGTCCGTGCCATCAACGGAATCCTGACACTGGGCAAAGGCCAACGCGTAGGCATCATGGCCGGTTCGGGCGTGGGCAAATCCACGCTCATGGGCATGATGGCGCGCTACACCAAGGCGGACATCAACGTCATCGCACTGGTGGGCGAGCGCGGCAGGGAAGTGGTGGAGTTCATGGAAAACTCACTGGGCGAGGAAGGCATGGCCCGCAGCGTACTCGTGGTGGAGACCTCGGACAAAAGCCCGCTCATCCGCATGCGCGCCGCACACACGGCCACGGCCATCGCCGAATATTTCCGGGATCAGGGCAAGGACGTACTGCTGATGATGGACTCGGTGACCCGTTTCGCCATGGCGGGCCGGGAAGTGGGTCTGGCCGCAGGCGAACCGCCCACCCGAGGCGGCTACACGCCCAGCGTCTTTGCCCAGCTTCCGCAACTGCTCGAGCGTGCGGGCAAAAGCCGTAAAGGCTCCATCACCGGCATTTATACCGTATTGGTGGATGGCGACGACTTTACCGAACCCATTGCGGACGCGGTGCGGTCCATTCTGGACGGCCACATCGTGCTGACCCGCGAACTTGCGGACATGGGCCACTACCCGTGCATCGATGTGCTCAAGAGCGTCAGCCGTGTTCGCGGCGACATCACGGACAATCAGGCACAAAGGGACAGCCGCACAATGCTCCGGCACATGGCCACCTTCAAACGCGTGGAAGACATGGTCAATATCGGTGCCTACCAGAAAGGCGCCAACCCGGAGGTGGACAAGGCCATTTCCATGGTCGGCCCCATCAACGACTATCTGCAGCAACTCGTGGGCGAACAGAGCACGCTGGAAGATTCCTTTGCCCGCCTCAATCTTCTGGTAGGGAAAAAAGACAAGAAAGACGGCTAG
- a CDS encoding FliH/SctL family protein, with the protein MSDTTCIDAEQGNRSLDGKITGRVIVGMDSPGPDEMSVQDIEGKKKLVWDDSVDSEYMDRVRSKAQAMAKDILAKAMREAEEMKQNARHEGYEEGIAQAQAELDQHVAGISQSMEGVLASVSAQGAEVWNARRQDIVTLIRMTVDKVLHVELNDRREEVLENLLDQAIERIETQRTLTLRVSPQDRELMDALLPQVQERNPAVKQWKLKTDPAIEMGGAIIETNEGKVENTVDARWKTVEPILDEMTVLPLDEKDRQSGSDPAADDDTAQNAAAHDGD; encoded by the coding sequence TTGTCTGATACCACATGCATCGATGCCGAACAGGGCAATCGCTCTCTGGACGGGAAGATCACCGGCCGCGTCATCGTGGGCATGGATTCCCCCGGTCCGGACGAAATGAGCGTGCAGGACATCGAAGGCAAGAAAAAACTCGTCTGGGACGACAGTGTCGACAGCGAGTACATGGACCGGGTGCGCTCCAAGGCCCAGGCCATGGCCAAGGACATCCTTGCCAAGGCCATGCGCGAAGCCGAAGAGATGAAGCAAAACGCCCGGCATGAAGGTTATGAGGAAGGCATTGCCCAGGCGCAGGCCGAACTCGACCAGCACGTGGCCGGCATTTCCCAGAGCATGGAAGGCGTGCTGGCATCGGTGTCGGCCCAGGGAGCAGAAGTCTGGAATGCCCGGCGTCAGGATATTGTCACCCTGATCCGCATGACCGTGGACAAGGTCCTGCATGTGGAACTGAATGACCGGCGCGAGGAGGTGCTGGAAAACCTTCTGGACCAGGCCATTGAACGCATAGAAACACAGCGCACCCTGACCCTGCGTGTTTCGCCGCAAGACCGGGAACTCATGGACGCCCTGCTCCCGCAGGTTCAGGAACGCAACCCGGCCGTCAAGCAGTGGAAACTCAAGACAGACCCGGCCATAGAAATGGGCGGCGCCATCATAGAAACCAATGAAGGCAAGGTGGAAAACACCGTTGACGCCCGCTGGAAAACCGTGGAACCCATCCTTGACGAAATGACAGTTCTCCCGCTGGACGAAAAAGACCGGCAATCCGGCTCCGATCCGGCTGCAGACGACGACACAGCACAAAATGCCGCGGCGCACGACGGGGACTGA